From a single Aquincola tertiaricarbonis genomic region:
- a CDS encoding copper-binding protein, producing MKTFKPLLVALAFAASAPFAITAHAQAMDHSKMPGMKMDGMSASMSEGEVRKIDKEAKKITLKHGDIKNLDMPGMTMVFQVKDAALLDKVKAGDKVMFTAEKADGAIVVTAIEAAK from the coding sequence ATGAAGACCTTCAAGCCCCTCCTTGTCGCCCTGGCCTTCGCCGCCTCGGCGCCGTTCGCGATCACTGCCCACGCCCAGGCAATGGATCACAGCAAGATGCCCGGTATGAAGATGGACGGCATGTCCGCCTCGATGAGCGAAGGCGAAGTGCGCAAGATTGACAAGGAAGCCAAGAAGATCACACTCAAGCACGGCGACATCAAGAACCTGGACATGCCCGGCATGACGATGGTGTTCCAGGTCAAGGACGCGGCGCTGCTGGACAAGGTCAAGGCCGGCGACAAGGTGATGTTCACCGCCGAGAAGGCGGACGGTGCGATCGTCGTCACCGCGATCGAGGCTGCGAAGTAA
- a CDS encoding cupredoxin domain-containing protein codes for MNTFGKTGVLSALVLAASAAMAGPGHGSSPVGEPGEAARATRTVEVDMTDSMRFTPGEISVRQGETVRFVVKNSGAVKHELVLGTPEELRAHYALMLKTPGMEHADDNMVSVAPGQVGEVVWRFTKAGNVHFACLQPGHYDAGMKGLVKVAQAAGASKTDGHGGHKH; via the coding sequence ATGAACACATTCGGCAAGACCGGTGTACTGTCGGCACTCGTGCTCGCTGCGTCCGCAGCGATGGCAGGCCCCGGCCACGGCAGCAGTCCCGTCGGCGAACCCGGTGAGGCGGCCCGCGCCACCCGCACCGTCGAGGTCGACATGACCGACAGCATGCGCTTCACGCCGGGCGAGATCTCGGTGCGACAGGGCGAGACGGTTCGTTTCGTCGTGAAGAACTCCGGAGCGGTCAAGCACGAGCTGGTGCTTGGCACGCCCGAGGAACTGAGGGCGCACTACGCGTTGATGCTGAAGACGCCGGGCATGGAACATGCCGACGACAACATGGTCAGCGTGGCACCCGGCCAGGTCGGGGAAGTCGTGTGGCGCTTCACCAAGGCAGGCAATGTGCACTTCGCCTGCCTGCAACCCGGCCACTACGACGCCGGCATGAAGGGCTTGGTCAAGGTCGCGCAGGCGGCTGGCGCCTCCAAGACCGACGGCCACGGCGGCCACAAGCACTGA
- a CDS encoding CopK family periplasmic copper-binding protein, whose protein sequence is MKSTLSVLTIAIAAFGASLPAFARDALPQATQQSLALKDGSTLYVFKDGKMAREDRYGRAAYLKQGETLELADGRKVTAVGNEVARLDGLLNDGHRN, encoded by the coding sequence ATGAAGTCAACCCTGTCCGTTCTGACCATCGCGATTGCGGCCTTCGGGGCCTCCCTGCCCGCATTCGCGCGTGACGCCCTTCCGCAGGCCACGCAGCAATCGCTGGCGCTGAAGGACGGTTCGACGCTGTACGTCTTCAAGGACGGCAAGATGGCCAGGGAGGACCGCTACGGTCGTGCGGCCTACCTGAAGCAAGGTGAGACTCTCGAGTTGGCCGACGGCCGGAAGGTCACGGCGGTCGGCAACGAGGTGGCTCGGCTGGATGGCCTGCTCAACGACGGGCATCGGAACTGA
- the tnpA gene encoding IS66-like element accessory protein TnpA: MVHTMKSEQDASRRQRRQHERGFKEELVRQSLQPGASVSAIALDNGINANMLFKWRREHLRAASPRTAATVLLPVEVAPADEALAMPSATTPVLPTAPARPSPRGGVIELEVAGVQLRLRGPVDEASLCSVLRALRQTP, from the coding sequence ATGGTGCACACCATGAAGAGTGAGCAAGACGCGTCCAGGCGCCAACGGCGGCAGCACGAGCGCGGGTTCAAGGAAGAGTTGGTCCGCCAGAGCCTGCAGCCGGGCGCGTCGGTATCGGCCATCGCGCTGGACAACGGCATCAATGCCAACATGCTGTTCAAGTGGCGCCGGGAGCATCTGCGAGCCGCTTCACCCCGAACTGCTGCGACCGTGCTGCTGCCGGTGGAAGTCGCGCCAGCGGACGAAGCGCTCGCGATGCCCTCGGCGACCACGCCGGTGCTGCCGACCGCGCCGGCCAGGCCCTCGCCGCGCGGCGGCGTGATCGAACTGGAAGTGGCTGGCGTGCAACTGCGCCTGCGCGGCCCGGTCGACGAGGCCAGTCTGTGCAGCGTGCTGCGCGCGCTGCGCCAGACGCCATGA
- the tnpB gene encoding IS66 family insertion sequence element accessory protein TnpB (TnpB, as the term is used for proteins encoded by IS66 family insertion elements, is considered an accessory protein, since TnpC, encoded by a neighboring gene, is a DDE family transposase.) — protein MIGPRAGTRVWLAAGVTDMRCGIDSLAAKVHTVLAEDPYAGHVFAFRGRRGDLIKLLWSDGDGMCLLTKRLERGRFIWPQADSGSVMLSVAQLSMLLEGIDWRRPERTWQPRAAA, from the coding sequence ATGATCGGCCCGCGTGCCGGAACCCGTGTCTGGCTGGCCGCCGGCGTCACCGACATGCGTTGCGGTATCGACTCACTGGCCGCCAAGGTACACACGGTACTGGCTGAGGACCCGTATGCCGGCCACGTGTTTGCGTTCCGCGGACGCCGAGGCGACCTCATCAAGCTGCTGTGGAGCGACGGCGACGGCATGTGCCTGCTGACCAAGCGGCTCGAACGCGGCCGCTTCATCTGGCCGCAGGCCGACAGCGGCAGCGTGATGCTCAGCGTGGCCCAGCTCTCGATGCTGTTGGAGGGCATCGACTGGCGCCGTCCCGAGCGCACCTGGCAGCCACGCGCGGCGGCCTGA
- the tnpC gene encoding IS66 family transposase, with protein MTLDDALQRNAELGTRVLQLQDELRVARLAIDKLKVEVTYLRRMKYGRSSERLEHPQLELVGGQVVPAEPPEPAGTGKVASLDEQRRKRSFRPRPNLRELPAHLPRRTVVHWPAGHNAGCGCAACGLALREIGQDISEVLDYEPGSFHVVRHVRPKLACGGCKTIAQASAPSRPIDRILAGASLLAQVLVSKYCDHTPLYRQSQIYARAGLDLHRSTLTDWVGQGAHLLTPLAQAIGRYVLQADKVHGDDTPIRALGGKGGKVHTGRLWVYVRDDRNSGQQANPAVWFQYSVDRKGEHPAAHLKHFSGVLQADAFAGYNALYREDRQPGRIIEAGCWSHARRKLWDIHMRQRQVAGTLAHHGLQRISELFKIETRIQGRPPDERRRVRKASTAPLLKELHGWMTQTLTQVSAKSPMALALGYALSNWTALTQFVDDGRIEAHNNAAERALRCVALGRKNYLHLGSDVGGHSAAVIYTLIGSAKLNGIDPQCYLTHVLERIGGHPINRIDELLPWAVAPQLQTAWQQPLMAQAA; from the coding sequence ATGACCTTGGACGACGCCCTGCAGCGCAACGCCGAACTCGGCACGCGGGTGCTGCAACTCCAGGATGAACTCAGGGTTGCGCGACTCGCCATCGACAAGCTCAAGGTCGAGGTCACCTACCTGCGGCGCATGAAGTACGGCCGCTCCAGCGAACGCCTGGAGCACCCGCAGCTCGAACTGGTCGGTGGCCAGGTGGTGCCTGCCGAGCCGCCCGAACCGGCTGGCACCGGCAAGGTCGCCTCACTGGATGAACAGCGCCGCAAGCGCTCCTTCCGGCCGCGGCCGAACCTGCGCGAACTGCCGGCACACCTGCCGCGGCGAACCGTCGTGCACTGGCCGGCGGGGCACAACGCCGGCTGCGGCTGCGCCGCCTGCGGACTGGCTCTGCGCGAGATCGGCCAGGACATCAGCGAGGTGCTCGACTACGAGCCCGGCAGCTTCCATGTCGTGCGCCACGTGCGTCCCAAGCTGGCGTGCGGCGGCTGCAAGACGATCGCCCAGGCCAGCGCCCCGAGCCGGCCGATCGACCGCATCCTGGCCGGCGCCAGTTTGCTGGCCCAGGTGCTGGTCAGCAAGTACTGCGACCACACCCCGCTGTACCGCCAGAGCCAGATCTACGCCCGCGCCGGCCTGGACCTGCATCGCTCCACCCTGACCGACTGGGTGGGCCAAGGCGCACACCTGCTGACCCCGCTGGCTCAGGCGATCGGCCGCTACGTGCTGCAGGCCGACAAGGTCCACGGCGACGACACGCCGATCCGAGCCCTGGGTGGCAAGGGCGGCAAGGTGCACACCGGCCGGCTGTGGGTCTATGTCCGCGACGACCGCAACAGCGGCCAGCAAGCCAACCCGGCCGTGTGGTTCCAGTACTCCGTGGACCGCAAGGGCGAGCACCCGGCCGCTCACCTGAAGCACTTCAGCGGCGTGCTGCAGGCCGACGCCTTCGCCGGCTACAACGCGCTGTACCGTGAGGATCGTCAGCCCGGCCGCATCATCGAGGCCGGATGCTGGAGCCACGCACGCCGCAAGCTGTGGGACATCCACATGCGGCAACGCCAGGTGGCCGGCACGCTGGCGCACCACGGGCTGCAACGCATCTCCGAGTTGTTCAAGATCGAGACCCGGATCCAGGGTCGGCCGCCCGACGAGCGACGGCGGGTAAGGAAGGCGAGTACGGCGCCACTGCTCAAGGAGCTGCACGGCTGGATGACCCAGACGCTGACCCAGGTGTCGGCCAAGTCGCCGATGGCGCTGGCCCTGGGTTACGCGCTGAGCAACTGGACGGCGCTGACGCAGTTCGTCGACGACGGTCGCATCGAGGCGCACAACAATGCGGCCGAGCGGGCGCTGCGCTGTGTGGCGCTGGGCAGGAAGAACTACCTCCACCTGGGATCCGATGTCGGCGGCCACAGCGCGGCGGTGATCTACACGCTGATCGGCTCGGCCAAGCTCAACGGCATCGATCCGCAGTGCTACCTGACCCACGTGCTGGAGCGCATCGGCGGGCACCCGATCAACCGCATCGACGAATTGCTGCCGTGGGCCGTGGCGCCGCAGCTCCAGACGGCCTGGCAGCAACCCCTCATGGCCCAGGCGGCCTGA
- a CDS encoding plasmid pRiA4b ORF-3 family protein: MGTNSNASELYAWQLYVELEGVRPKVWRRFLVPLDIDLSRLHVALLWGTGWDGGHIHEFVFGADHYGATEPGREFPDDLQPEEDVLLSQALGRRKSFKYLYDFGDSWWHSVKVEQIVKLDTPLKFARCIAGENACPPQDVGGAGGYEEFLEALADPDHPEHADLKKWIGASFDPSAFDIDEVNARLNASE; this comes from the coding sequence ATGGGCACGAATTCCAATGCCAGCGAGCTGTATGCATGGCAGCTGTACGTCGAACTTGAGGGAGTTCGCCCGAAGGTCTGGCGCCGCTTTTTGGTGCCGCTGGACATAGACCTGTCCCGTCTGCACGTGGCGCTGCTGTGGGGTACCGGATGGGATGGCGGACACATCCACGAGTTCGTCTTCGGTGCGGACCATTACGGTGCGACCGAGCCGGGACGGGAGTTCCCCGACGACCTGCAGCCCGAAGAAGACGTGCTCCTGAGCCAGGCGCTCGGCCGCCGCAAGAGCTTCAAGTACCTCTACGACTTCGGCGACAGCTGGTGGCACAGCGTCAAAGTCGAGCAGATCGTCAAGCTGGACACGCCGCTGAAGTTCGCCCGGTGCATTGCCGGCGAGAACGCCTGCCCACCACAGGATGTCGGCGGCGCCGGGGGGTATGAGGAATTCCTCGAAGCGCTGGCCGACCCCGATCACCCGGAGCACGCCGATCTCAAGAAGTGGATCGGCGCCTCCTTCGATCCAAGCGCCTTCGACATCGACGAGGTCAACGCTCGGCTAAACGCCAGCGAGTGA
- a CDS encoding molybdopterin-dependent oxidoreductase — translation MNSQRRWASDYYHLQDANDDMLPSWSDAWVLGVGAAFVQLAAGELAAAVHGTHTSPLRAIGKWLIDALPTPLIDIGIALLRRADKPAIVATLVVLGVGLPALASFAGNTALAAALLLSGSVGLCALWRRTELSRTAALTLGSLALAAGLLAIWLGAIASFVLGLVIAGLAMTLRRIRRQQSGGPMSLPRPPVVLPRPPQSAVLEIPGLSELITPVDRFFVTDVTFPAPNVGVPRWRLAVTGLVERPLALTFAELLTMPSCEVDAVLMCVHNPVGGPFVGNARWRGVRLSDLLVRAGASEDADHVRFHAVDGFSAGMSLSLLEQGFEPLLVYAMNGTPLRREHGAPVRMLVPGIHGYDANIKWLASVEVTRFSGAIDYAERKGWPRRPSRMTPNARIDVPTHSAMLAPGSQIIAGVAWSPPHGLVKVELRVDGGPWRACALATALGPNA, via the coding sequence GTGAACAGTCAACGACGGTGGGCGTCGGACTATTACCATCTTCAAGACGCAAATGACGACATGCTGCCTTCTTGGTCCGACGCGTGGGTGCTGGGGGTTGGAGCAGCCTTCGTGCAGTTGGCGGCCGGCGAGCTCGCGGCAGCGGTCCATGGGACGCACACCTCACCCCTGCGAGCGATCGGCAAGTGGCTGATCGACGCATTGCCAACGCCCCTGATCGACATTGGCATTGCGCTGTTGCGTCGCGCTGACAAGCCAGCAATTGTCGCCACCCTGGTCGTGCTCGGTGTTGGTCTTCCGGCGCTTGCTTCGTTCGCGGGAAATACTGCGCTCGCGGCGGCACTGCTGTTGTCCGGGTCCGTCGGGCTCTGCGCGTTGTGGCGCCGCACCGAACTCTCACGCACCGCGGCCCTCACACTCGGTTCGCTGGCGCTGGCCGCAGGCCTGCTGGCAATCTGGCTCGGCGCCATCGCCTCCTTCGTGCTGGGACTCGTGATCGCAGGGCTCGCGATGACCCTCCGTCGAATCCGACGACAACAGAGCGGAGGGCCTATGTCTCTTCCCAGGCCGCCAGTTGTCCTGCCACGGCCTCCCCAATCGGCTGTCCTGGAGATTCCGGGCCTGTCCGAGTTGATAACTCCGGTCGACCGATTCTTCGTCACCGATGTGACGTTTCCCGCGCCGAACGTGGGCGTGCCACGTTGGAGGCTCGCGGTGACGGGCCTTGTCGAGCGTCCACTCGCACTGACATTCGCCGAGCTGCTGACGATGCCGTCTTGCGAAGTGGATGCGGTTCTCATGTGTGTGCACAACCCGGTGGGGGGGCCTTTCGTGGGAAACGCCCGCTGGCGGGGCGTGCGGCTAAGCGACTTGCTCGTGCGTGCCGGAGCGTCCGAGGACGCGGACCACGTCCGATTCCACGCGGTGGACGGGTTCTCCGCTGGAATGAGCTTGTCCTTGCTCGAGCAAGGCTTCGAGCCGCTCCTGGTTTACGCAATGAACGGCACACCGCTCAGACGCGAGCACGGTGCTCCCGTCCGGATGCTCGTGCCCGGCATCCACGGATACGACGCAAACATCAAGTGGCTGGCGTCGGTAGAAGTCACTCGCTTCAGCGGGGCGATCGACTACGCTGAGCGCAAAGGCTGGCCGCGACGGCCATCCCGAATGACGCCGAACGCAAGGATCGACGTCCCGACCCACTCTGCAATGCTTGCGCCGGGCTCGCAGATCATCGCAGGGGTCGCCTGGAGCCCTCCTCATGGCCTCGTGAAGGTCGAGCTGCGAGTCGATGGCGGACCATGGCGGGCTTGCGCGCTGGCCACGGCACTCGGCCCCAACGCATAG
- a CDS encoding alpha/beta fold hydrolase, whose translation MSISVVLGERHILHIPEGPIEYRVTGTGPTVVFLHGIIANGDVWRGVVADLAQDHRCITSDWPLGAHALVMHSGTDFSLPGIAAMVDGFLTAAGLDQVVLVANDTGGAVAQHVVADRPERIAGLVLTPCDAFDNFVPLPIRHLRLFGRTSWGLWALAQTLRWRWVQRLPIAFGLLTERAIPADIMCSYTAPLRERTGTRSNFAALVRAIDPRYTVDVAKRLRSFPRPVLLAWARERRRFFPLEHAHRLASLFPDAAVEVIEDSGPFVTEDQPTAVAHAIRRFVAKRLNRPEPARHPLSKQTEI comes from the coding sequence ATGTCCATTTCAGTCGTACTCGGTGAGCGCCACATCCTTCATATTCCAGAAGGCCCGATCGAGTACCGCGTCACCGGCACAGGCCCCACTGTCGTGTTTCTGCACGGAATCATCGCCAACGGAGACGTGTGGCGCGGCGTCGTCGCAGACTTGGCGCAAGATCACCGCTGTATCACGTCCGACTGGCCGCTGGGCGCGCATGCCCTCGTCATGCATTCGGGTACCGACTTTTCCCTACCCGGCATTGCTGCAATGGTCGACGGGTTCCTGACCGCAGCCGGTCTCGACCAAGTGGTGCTCGTAGCCAACGACACGGGAGGTGCCGTCGCTCAGCATGTCGTCGCCGACCGTCCCGAGCGGATAGCAGGCCTCGTGTTGACACCCTGCGATGCATTCGACAACTTCGTCCCGCTTCCGATTCGGCACCTGCGACTGTTTGGGCGAACGTCCTGGGGTCTGTGGGCGCTGGCGCAGACCTTGCGCTGGCGTTGGGTACAACGACTGCCCATTGCCTTTGGGCTGCTGACCGAAAGGGCCATTCCGGCCGACATCATGTGTTCCTACACCGCCCCCCTGCGAGAGCGCACGGGAACACGAAGCAATTTCGCGGCTCTCGTCCGCGCCATCGACCCCAGGTATACAGTGGATGTGGCCAAGCGCCTGCGTTCGTTCCCACGTCCGGTGTTGTTGGCGTGGGCTCGCGAGCGACGCCGATTCTTTCCGCTGGAGCACGCCCATCGGTTGGCAAGCTTGTTTCCCGACGCCGCTGTCGAAGTGATCGAGGACTCCGGGCCGTTTGTCACCGAAGACCAGCCCACCGCCGTGGCACATGCGATCCGGCGCTTCGTGGCGAAACGCCTCAATCGACCCGAGCCAGCCCGTCACCCCCTGTCGAAACAGACCGAGATCTGA
- a CDS encoding helix-turn-helix domain-containing protein, with product MLFRESEGSEYASMRALAGTDDGITPFEPSQYAAMGLATLASEGGAIDEADAICRAWLGLDSIVPRVRDRDARLARALQLLQASIDRPVRLQSLADALHVSSSWLSHRFVEETGVPLRRYVVWMRLRRAVEAVLQGASWTEAAHAVGFSDSAHLSRSFRDNFGTAPSSLLGRRDQISVCFDRG from the coding sequence ATGCTCTTCAGGGAGTCCGAGGGTTCCGAGTACGCCTCCATGAGGGCACTGGCTGGCACGGACGACGGCATCACGCCGTTCGAGCCGTCGCAATATGCGGCCATGGGATTGGCGACGCTCGCGAGCGAAGGTGGTGCCATCGATGAAGCGGATGCCATATGCAGAGCTTGGCTCGGTCTGGACAGCATCGTCCCGCGCGTCCGTGATCGAGACGCTCGGCTTGCGCGTGCCCTGCAGCTGCTGCAGGCAAGTATTGACCGACCTGTGCGACTGCAGTCGCTGGCGGACGCGCTGCACGTCTCGTCGAGTTGGCTGAGCCACCGGTTTGTCGAAGAGACTGGCGTACCGCTGCGTCGCTATGTCGTTTGGATGCGGCTGCGACGAGCGGTGGAGGCCGTACTTCAAGGGGCTTCCTGGACCGAGGCTGCTCATGCAGTCGGTTTCAGCGACTCGGCTCACCTGTCGCGTTCCTTCCGAGACAACTTCGGCACTGCGCCCTCTTCGCTGCTCGGTCGCCGGGATCAGATCTCGGTCTGTTTCGACAGGGGGTGA
- a CDS encoding type II restriction endonuclease: MEQAVLPMTPAAQRDALIDRWKADPHATYRTWFLWEERLKNFRSIRRGIGQIVREIEGGSFGNVYRGSTLETVVSSIAEQRQIFKGADHAFLWKPKLRIPDIYESEDNQRAFGRLLHACDCCDTAEAVIDAIRRLDAQQVKGLGPAVANLLYFIHPTLVVPFNTAIVRGYNALTGSNVKLGRWDHYLSMREGVMRLNADHRSRLSNDLGAVAGLLFDIGSGRYDAPPREHDLAAARSWQADLARVREETAAQHRQWSLERESDTTHTEIQGWLRDLGLGLGFQVWIASNDRSRDYLDGRLGDGCLECLPVELDGAAESVRLIDVVWLEAAGGRVAAAFEVEHSTSIYSGIVRMLDLALGSAVAAGTTMFLVAPDDRRDEVAQQLRRPAFSRVSELGIRYLPYGELRSNRAAISRFGTGLKPLLEISQTL; encoded by the coding sequence ATGGAACAAGCCGTCTTGCCGATGACCCCTGCCGCACAGCGGGACGCCCTGATAGACCGTTGGAAGGCCGATCCCCATGCGACGTACCGCACCTGGTTCCTGTGGGAAGAGCGCCTGAAGAACTTCCGCTCGATCCGGCGCGGCATCGGGCAGATCGTGCGCGAGATCGAGGGTGGAAGTTTCGGCAACGTCTATCGGGGCTCGACGCTGGAGACTGTCGTGTCGTCGATCGCCGAGCAGCGGCAGATCTTCAAGGGTGCGGACCACGCCTTCTTGTGGAAGCCCAAGCTGCGCATCCCGGACATCTACGAGAGCGAGGACAACCAGCGTGCCTTCGGGCGACTGCTGCACGCCTGTGACTGCTGTGACACGGCCGAGGCAGTGATCGATGCGATCCGCCGGCTTGACGCCCAGCAGGTCAAGGGCCTGGGGCCGGCCGTGGCCAATCTGCTGTACTTCATCCACCCGACACTTGTCGTCCCGTTCAACACCGCGATCGTGCGGGGCTACAACGCGCTGACCGGCAGCAACGTCAAGCTGGGGCGCTGGGACCACTACCTGTCGATGCGCGAAGGGGTCATGCGCCTGAACGCCGACCATCGCTCGCGCCTGTCCAACGACCTTGGCGCGGTCGCGGGCCTGCTGTTCGACATCGGCTCCGGTCGCTACGACGCGCCGCCGCGCGAGCACGATCTGGCGGCGGCGCGGTCGTGGCAGGCGGACCTCGCGCGCGTGCGGGAGGAGACGGCCGCGCAGCACCGGCAGTGGTCGCTCGAGCGCGAGAGCGACACCACGCATACGGAGATCCAGGGTTGGCTGCGTGATCTCGGCCTCGGCCTGGGCTTCCAGGTGTGGATCGCGTCGAACGATCGCTCGCGCGACTACCTGGACGGACGACTCGGCGACGGCTGCCTCGAGTGTCTGCCCGTCGAGCTCGACGGCGCCGCCGAGTCGGTACGCCTGATCGACGTGGTCTGGCTCGAGGCTGCGGGCGGGCGCGTCGCGGCCGCCTTCGAGGTCGAGCATTCGACCTCCATCTACTCCGGCATCGTGCGCATGCTGGACTTGGCGCTTGGCAGCGCGGTGGCGGCGGGCACCACGATGTTCCTGGTCGCGCCCGACGACCGGCGCGACGAGGTTGCGCAGCAACTGCGGCGCCCTGCATTCTCTCGCGTGTCCGAACTCGGCATCCGCTATCTGCCTTATGGTGAACTGCGCTCGAACCGCGCTGCCATCAGCCGCTTCGGGACGGGTTTGAAGCCGCTCCTGGAGATCTCGCAGACCCTATGA
- a CDS encoding MerR family transcriptional regulator: MTIGRLAKAAGVGVETVRYYQSRGLLRVPAANGGFRVYPAATIDRIAFIKRAQTLGFTLDEVRTLLDLEDGRNRRAIQSVTQARLGQIEDKLADLHRMRGALSELLHRCKQTGPMQACPIIETLAGARPPV; this comes from the coding sequence TTGACCATTGGACGCCTTGCCAAGGCAGCCGGGGTGGGCGTGGAGACGGTGCGCTACTACCAGTCTCGCGGACTGCTGCGCGTGCCGGCGGCGAACGGCGGCTTTCGCGTCTATCCCGCTGCGACGATCGACCGAATCGCTTTCATCAAGCGCGCGCAGACACTCGGTTTCACGCTGGACGAGGTGCGTACCCTGCTGGACCTGGAAGACGGCCGCAACCGTCGGGCCATTCAGTCGGTCACCCAGGCGCGGCTGGGCCAGATCGAGGACAAGCTTGCGGACCTGCATCGAATGCGCGGGGCGCTGTCCGAGTTGCTGCATCGCTGCAAGCAGACCGGGCCCATGCAGGCCTGCCCGATCATCGAAACTTTGGCCGGCGCGAGGCCTCCCGTCTGA
- a CDS encoding DUF2933 domain-containing protein, protein MDHDHDEPTRRARGFWRSRYAIGLLVFAAIALFFLLTEHRAHTLGALPYLLLAASPFLHIFMHGGHGHGDAHDDKGPSDDGAAGPEASEGRSRKPHHHH, encoded by the coding sequence ATGGATCATGACCACGACGAGCCAACCCGCCGAGCGCGCGGTTTCTGGCGCAGCCGATATGCCATCGGACTGCTGGTGTTTGCCGCGATCGCCCTGTTCTTCCTGCTGACCGAACACCGCGCACACACCCTGGGCGCCTTGCCCTACCTGCTGCTGGCTGCGTCACCGTTCCTGCACATCTTCATGCACGGCGGCCACGGCCACGGTGATGCACACGATGACAAGGGGCCTTCGGACGACGGCGCTGCAGGTCCGGAAGCGTCCGAAGGACGTTCCCGGAAGCCGCACCACCACCACTGA
- a CDS encoding methyltransferase family protein, translating to MSHDQPGYGLWMLVILNSAIFLMFAFSFFKPQTGRDWRTFGAFAAFVVALFVEMYGFPLTIYLMSGWLQTKYPSLDLMSHNSGHLWSTLLGEKGDPHFGVLHIASYVFLGLGFYLLSAAWNVLYHAQRANRLATTGPYARIRHPQYVAFVMILLGFLLQWPTLLTLVMFPILVAMYGRLAVTEEREMRERFGAEFDSYAARTPRFVPALGNRASAA from the coding sequence ATGAGTCACGACCAACCCGGCTACGGACTGTGGATGCTGGTCATCCTCAATTCGGCCATTTTTCTGATGTTCGCCTTCAGCTTCTTCAAGCCGCAGACCGGACGCGACTGGCGCACCTTCGGGGCCTTCGCGGCCTTCGTGGTCGCGTTGTTCGTCGAGATGTACGGCTTCCCCCTGACGATCTACTTGATGTCGGGCTGGCTGCAGACGAAGTACCCCTCCCTGGACCTGATGTCGCACAACAGCGGGCACCTCTGGTCGACGCTGCTGGGCGAGAAGGGCGATCCGCACTTCGGCGTGCTGCACATCGCCAGCTACGTCTTCCTCGGGCTCGGCTTCTACCTGCTGTCCGCGGCCTGGAACGTGCTGTACCACGCGCAGCGCGCCAATCGGCTGGCGACGACCGGGCCCTATGCGCGCATTCGCCACCCACAGTACGTCGCCTTCGTGATGATCCTGCTGGGCTTCCTGCTGCAGTGGCCCACGCTGCTGACGCTGGTGATGTTCCCGATCCTGGTGGCCATGTACGGGCGTCTTGCCGTCACGGAAGAACGCGAGATGCGCGAGCGCTTCGGCGCCGAGTTCGACTCCTACGCCGCGCGCACGCCGCGCTTCGTTCCCGCCCTGGGCAACCGCGCCTCGGCTGCCTGA
- the petA gene encoding ubiquinol-cytochrome c reductase iron-sulfur subunit, whose amino-acid sequence MTNSVLSAGSPDDADRRLWLGAATVAGGAGLVATAVPFVASLAPSEKARALGAPVDVDLASLRPGELRTVEWRGKPVFVLRRTPEMIDALARHDSLLADPQSRRSEQPETARNALRSSRPDLAVIEAVCTHLGCVPGFRPTPGSPDIGAQWPGGFYCPCHGSKFDLAGRVFKNVPAPTNLTVPPHRFLSETVLLIGADPTA is encoded by the coding sequence GTGACGAATTCCGTCCTCTCTGCCGGTTCGCCAGACGATGCGGACCGTCGGCTCTGGCTCGGCGCGGCAACGGTCGCCGGCGGTGCGGGATTGGTCGCCACCGCGGTGCCCTTCGTGGCCTCGCTCGCGCCCAGCGAGAAGGCGCGCGCACTGGGCGCACCGGTCGACGTCGACCTGGCCAGCCTGCGCCCTGGCGAACTGCGCACGGTGGAGTGGCGCGGCAAGCCGGTGTTCGTGCTGCGCCGCACGCCCGAGATGATCGATGCGCTGGCGCGGCACGACAGCCTGCTCGCCGACCCGCAGTCGCGCCGGTCGGAGCAGCCAGAAACTGCTCGCAACGCGTTGCGCTCGAGTCGGCCCGACCTCGCAGTGATCGAAGCGGTGTGCACCCACCTGGGCTGCGTCCCCGGCTTCCGGCCCACGCCCGGCAGCCCGGACATCGGCGCGCAGTGGCCCGGCGGCTTCTACTGCCCCTGCCACGGGTCGAAGTTCGACCTCGCCGGCCGCGTGTTCAAGAACGTGCCGGCACCGACCAACCTGACCGTGCCGCCGCACCGTTTCCTCTCCGAGACCGTGCTGCTGATCGGCGCGGATCCAACAGCCTAA